One Edaphobacter flagellatus genomic region harbors:
- a CDS encoding electron transfer flavoprotein subunit alpha/FixB family protein gives MSGVLVVLEQRGGAWNSMSFEALEAGMQLAAKLGTECSAAVVGDGVQSLQWTTAAKPKAVYAVEHALLKDYTSDGFTTALEQLIRKLDPAFVLFPHTYQVRDFAPALATRFKQVLISDVIAIHEGPVFVRQLLQGKLNADYRQTSSGPCFVSVQAGSFRAEAADASAIAMEGFAPELDAAKIRNKPGERFRESAQTVDLTAAPVIVSVGRGIGEQDNIGIVEELATALGAELAASRPICDNGWLPMERQVGSSGQTVSPKLYLAVGISGAIQHLVGMKGSKTVIAINKDENAPIFEVADYGVVGDLFEIVPALTKAVQAAKS, from the coding sequence ATGAGCGGAGTTCTGGTTGTACTGGAGCAGCGCGGAGGCGCGTGGAATTCGATGAGCTTTGAGGCTCTCGAAGCAGGAATGCAGCTTGCCGCGAAGCTGGGGACGGAGTGCTCGGCCGCAGTGGTTGGCGACGGGGTTCAGTCATTGCAGTGGACAACGGCCGCGAAGCCAAAGGCTGTCTATGCGGTTGAACATGCGCTGCTGAAGGATTACACGTCGGATGGATTCACGACGGCGCTTGAGCAGTTGATTCGGAAGCTTGATCCGGCGTTTGTTCTATTTCCGCATACGTACCAGGTGCGCGATTTTGCTCCTGCTCTGGCGACGCGGTTTAAGCAGGTGCTGATCAGCGATGTGATAGCCATTCATGAGGGGCCGGTCTTTGTGCGTCAGTTGCTGCAGGGCAAGTTGAACGCGGATTACAGGCAGACGTCGAGCGGGCCGTGCTTTGTTTCGGTACAGGCAGGAAGTTTTCGCGCTGAGGCCGCGGATGCCTCCGCGATTGCGATGGAGGGTTTTGCTCCGGAACTGGATGCGGCGAAGATCCGCAACAAGCCGGGCGAGCGGTTCCGTGAATCGGCACAGACGGTTGACCTGACGGCGGCCCCGGTCATTGTCTCGGTCGGGCGCGGTATCGGCGAACAGGACAATATCGGCATCGTCGAAGAGCTGGCTACGGCGCTGGGGGCGGAACTTGCGGCGTCGCGTCCTATCTGCGACAACGGCTGGCTGCCGATGGAACGCCAGGTCGGCAGCTCAGGACAGACGGTTTCGCCGAAGCTGTATCTCGCAGTCGGTATCTCGGGTGCGATTCAACACCTGGTTGGGATGAAGGGTTCGAAAACCGTGATCGCGATCAACAAGGATGAGAATGCACCGATCTTTGAGGTTGCCGATTACGGCGTTGTCGGCGATCTCTTTGAGATTGTTCCTGCTTTGACCAAAGCGGTGCAGGCGGCAAAGAGCTAA
- the moaA gene encoding GTP 3',8-cyclase MoaA gives MATTNQLVTVEDDRTSQQPDPPQGRLRDSFGRAITDLRVSITDRCNYKCVYCRTGNEGPQYTELPIETYLHMVRLLVSLGIEKIRLTGGEPLLRKGLVEMVRELSTMRTAYLSDGSLTDAGHPLDVALTTNGHLLEDLALPLKEAGLNRITVSMDAVDPETFSAITRVPRSFDRVTAGIRRAKEVGLEPVKVNCVLLRGFNDHQIERFAEFSRNEGVIVRFIEFMPLEEDRSWKPETVVPMDELVARLNAFRPLVELPANTVSETARRFTFDDGLGEIGIIAPVSRPFCGHCSRIRLTSDGKMRTCLFSQSDHDLYGRMVRGETDDMLRMYIRSIVLRKEARHHIGEAGFEKPSRNMVHIGG, from the coding sequence ATGGCAACGACGAACCAACTTGTGACGGTTGAAGACGATCGCACATCGCAGCAGCCGGATCCTCCGCAGGGACGGTTGCGGGACAGCTTTGGCCGCGCCATTACGGATCTGCGCGTATCGATCACGGACCGCTGCAACTACAAATGCGTCTACTGTCGGACAGGAAACGAAGGTCCGCAGTATACAGAGCTTCCCATTGAGACCTATCTGCACATGGTGCGCCTGCTTGTTTCGCTGGGCATCGAGAAGATTCGTCTGACGGGCGGCGAGCCTCTGCTGCGCAAGGGCCTGGTCGAGATGGTTCGGGAGCTTTCGACCATGCGGACTGCCTATCTTTCAGATGGAAGCCTGACGGATGCTGGCCATCCATTGGATGTTGCGCTCACGACGAATGGGCATCTGCTGGAAGACCTGGCGTTGCCGCTGAAGGAAGCCGGGCTGAACCGCATCACGGTCAGCATGGATGCCGTCGATCCGGAGACCTTCTCCGCGATCACACGCGTACCACGGAGCTTCGATCGCGTTACGGCGGGCATACGGCGAGCGAAAGAGGTTGGGCTGGAACCGGTCAAGGTCAACTGCGTTTTACTGCGTGGCTTCAACGATCATCAGATCGAACGCTTCGCAGAATTTTCGCGCAATGAAGGTGTGATCGTACGCTTTATCGAGTTCATGCCTCTTGAGGAAGATCGCAGCTGGAAGCCGGAGACCGTGGTTCCGATGGACGAGCTGGTCGCTCGCCTGAATGCTTTCCGCCCGCTGGTCGAGCTTCCTGCAAACACCGTAAGTGAAACAGCGCGCAGATTTACCTTCGACGATGGGCTGGGAGAGATCGGGATTATTGCACCCGTTTCGCGTCCGTTCTGCGGACATTGCAGCCGCATTCGCCTGACCTCCGACGGCAAGATGCGCACATGCCTGTTCTCGCAGAGCGATCACGACCTATATGGACGGATGGTACGCGGTGAAACAGATGACATGCTGCGGATGTATATCCGTAGTATCGTCTTACGGAAGGAAGCAAGGCACCATATCGGAGAAGCAGGATTTGAAAAGCCCTCTCGCAATATGGTCCATATTGGTGGATGA
- a CDS encoding GGDEF domain-containing protein, translated as MKERRQFEVIESRQMDHLRVFHDVARALTSSLELEEILSAIMEKMAQFFGPERWSMLMVDEKNNQLYYAIAVGENADSLRGLRVPIGEGVAGWVAATGNPLVVPDVKLDPHWAAFSAKHPDLNIQSIACVPVRSGNKTLGVIQLLNSKLDLMSEYSISFLRILCDYAAIAIQNAKSMTLIQELTITDDATGLFNARHLYTMLDEAVAKRDPFSLLFIDLDRFKSVNDTHGHLIGTRLLAEVGNLMRRSLGPGNAAFRYGGDEFVALLPGMGKAAATGATVALYEDLRKTRFLESNGLSLCLSGSFGLATFPEDGNTVPTILRAADSMMYEAKTTRDNIAVVGRGILMDRPKSTDSRTR; from the coding sequence TTGAAAGAACGAAGACAGTTCGAAGTTATTGAAAGCCGACAGATGGATCACCTGCGGGTGTTCCATGATGTCGCCCGGGCCCTCACGTCGAGTCTTGAGCTTGAAGAGATTCTTAGCGCCATTATGGAAAAGATGGCGCAGTTCTTCGGCCCGGAGCGCTGGTCCATGCTCATGGTCGACGAAAAGAACAATCAGCTGTACTACGCCATTGCGGTTGGCGAGAACGCCGACAGTCTGCGCGGTTTGCGCGTGCCGATAGGTGAAGGCGTCGCAGGCTGGGTTGCGGCTACTGGAAATCCGCTGGTCGTTCCTGACGTCAAGCTTGATCCGCACTGGGCTGCCTTCTCTGCCAAGCATCCTGATCTGAATATTCAGTCCATTGCCTGCGTTCCGGTGCGTTCGGGAAATAAGACACTGGGCGTGATCCAGCTGCTGAACAGCAAGCTGGACCTGATGTCGGAGTACTCGATATCGTTTCTGCGCATCCTCTGCGACTATGCAGCGATCGCGATCCAGAATGCCAAGTCCATGACGTTGATTCAGGAGCTGACGATTACCGACGATGCTACGGGATTGTTTAATGCACGTCATCTTTACACCATGCTCGACGAGGCCGTAGCCAAGCGAGATCCATTCAGTCTGCTGTTTATCGATTTGGACCGTTTCAAGAGCGTCAACGATACACACGGCCACCTTATTGGCACTCGCCTGCTGGCTGAAGTTGGTAACCTGATGCGGCGTTCCCTGGGGCCAGGGAACGCCGCGTTTCGCTATGGCGGCGATGAGTTTGTGGCATTGCTTCCCGGCATGGGCAAGGCAGCAGCGACTGGAGCCACCGTCGCGCTGTATGAAGATCTTCGCAAGACAAGATTCCTCGAAAGCAACGGGCTTTCGTTATGCCTTTCGGGCAGCTTTGGTCTTGCTACATTCCCCGAAGATGGAAACACGGTTCCAACGATTTTGCGCGCGGCCGATTCGATGATGTACGAAGCCAAGACCACGCGCGACAATATTGCGGTCGTCGGCCGCGGCATCCTGATGGATCGGCCAAAATCGACGGATTCACGTACACGCTAG